The window CAATTCAGCAGGAATCTGTGTTTGTGCTTCTTTGTAAACCTCCTTGATCATGGTCCTAAACACATCTTCAATAACATAAGATTTCGAGATTGTTACCCAAGCGGCCAAGCGTTAGACTCAAAATGTTTTCGGACACTTTGCGACTTCAAGATATTCGCAGCGAGTGTGGTTTTCCCTGAAAACCCATTCCAACCACCGAAGTAACTATTCGCTGAGGTTCTGGAGTAAGAAGCCATCCAATGAGCTTTCCCTTGGCTGCATCAATCCCAACAAGACTATTTTCACTGAAGAACAGAAATGACTCGCTGATGTTATTCACTAACTTTGCACCACCATCATCAACAGAGGAAGCTATTTGCATTCAGAACGATGGTACCTTCTCATGGAATCAGAAATGGACTGAATCATGACATTCACCATTCCTAGCTTGTGAGCTATAGAGTGCCTAGCCCACATGTACCTCGGGAAATGAAACGCACGCCAAAGATTGTTGCAGCTACGATAACCATGGATGTGATAAGCAAACTCGTCTATAATGTCTTTGACTTGGTAAGACAAATCTCTCATGTTTGCCACAAAAGTTTGGAATAgttgggttgttgttgttgttgatccatTTCTAGCGTGGTGGGTGTCCTCAAGAAAGGACTCCATGATAACAACAAGGTCTCGTTTTCCAGGACGCTAAGAATCCGCCCAATCCCAAAATCAATAGTAGCCGAAGCCATCTTCTCTGCAGCTTAGCCCTCAGTCACTTTTTCCCCTCAAGATTAGTATCTTGCTTTGAAGTTGAATATGAGCAAAGCCAAGTTTTGATTCCCTCAGATTTAGTATCTTTTGGTGAACTTGTTGAATTTGAGCAAATAAAGTATCAATTCCCACCTCACCGGCCTGCCACATAAACATCTTGATTAGTTATCCTCAAGAAAGTCAACTTCTTTAGCTCATTCTATAGTCAACACATGTTTAAGCTGCTTTCACACTTGCAACTTGgaatttaatttgatcttaGATTTCCTTAACATTAATACCCTTTACATGTAATAAAAATACGAAGGACAAAATTTTACAAGAGCAGCAAGTTTGGAAAATGAAGGAAACATACCCTGATGGTTTCATGGTGGCTCCACCCAATTTCAGAGAATAGATGGTCCAACAGTCAACAGATAGTAAACATGACCAGCTTGAAGCCTCAAGAACCTAAAACAAAATTCTTCATCATACTCGAATTGATGTACAGGAAAACTGAACTggggaggagagagagagagagaggacaaacCACCAGAAGTTCTTGACTGGAGATCGGAAGTGAGAATAGGCCAGTGAGTGAGAGTGTGAGACTATCCTTCAAGGGctcaaaagaaaagagtaataaCTCGTTCGTTCAGGGTGTTTTCGTCATTCGTTCGTTATCTGTTTTAAGGGGTTTAAAAGAAGAATAACACTTACCTGAAGAACTTATGGAGAATTGGAGTAAAAAGAAGTTAATTGTAGAAATCAAAATTGCTTCAGTGGTACTACTACTTGTTCATGAAGCacaacatatatatcaaaagtttttaaccgAGCAAATCATAAAcgcaaaaatacaaaaaaaaaaaaaaaaNNNNNNNNNNNNNNNNNNNNNNNNNNNNNNNNNNNNNNNNNNNNNNNNNNNNNNNNNNNNNNNNNNNNNNNNNNNNNNNNNNNNNNNNNNNNNNNNNNNNNNNNNNNNNNNNNNNNNNNNNNNNNNNNNNNNNNNNNNNNNNNNNNNNNNNNNNNNNNNNNNNNNNNNNNNNNNNNNNaaaaaaaaaaaaaaaaaaaaaaaacgttgttTCCAATCACTCATTCTTCAGGCAAAAGTCCAGCCATTGGAATTTTAATCTCGATCTGGTCTTCTTTCATGGCGGAATCTTTAATCTTCTTGTAATCAACTTTGAAATCATAATCTCCCTCCATCATATCCTCATCATCAGCTGTTTTCTTCgctttcttcctcctcttcttctctgctttctgcttctttgtaTTCAACATGCTTTCTGCTGAGTATAGCTTCACGTTCTGTCTGGCCGTCTGTGATTTCTCCTTCGCCTTTCCtgcctcttcctcctcatccCCACCCATAGACTCATCCCCTCCCATAGACTCATCATCACTCTCATGGTCAGGCTCTTCTTCCGTCTGAGTCTTAGACTCATcctgtgtgtttttttgttttgtttagagaTGCATAAACCAAGATTAAACCAGATTGAATCATTTACAAGCAAATGGAGAATTTTACCAACCTCGATCATAGTTTCATCAAAATTGAGAGGACCATTTGAAGGAACTTCAACAGGGTTGAACTCGTTAACCGTCTTCAAGCTCCCGATGAAAGACGATTCACCACTGTAAACCTCATCGATGTTAAATTCCTTGGCCAGCTCGGTCACAATCTTTGACTCAGCGTGTCCACCTTGGTCCCTCTTTGGCGGCATTGTATAGTATGGGATTTTACCTGCACAACCATTCAGATTTGAGATATTGATGAGTTAGAAACTGGTTTTAAAATACTCTGGATGCTTCTAGTTTATAATGAACTAAAAAAGATGTAACCGCACCTTCATTCCAGTCATGCAAAACAATTCTCGCAGCAGCTTCAATATCCACAAGACCACCCTTTTTAAGCTTACCCCTTACGGTGGCGACTTTATAGAGAAAATCATCGACTGCCTCGAAGCTCGGGATTTTGTAGAGAGTCACCAGCATTTGTGTTGGACAAAGCTTGAGAATTTCCTTAACTAAATTTTCACACAAAGCAGAAGATTATAAGACAAGGCAAGAAGAGATGTGCGAGTTTATCTATAGATTATTTTCAATTACCTGGACTAACTGGGTCATCCAACTTCTCGATTCTTTTACAGTTGCGGAGAGCTATAGAAGTATCATTTCCTGAAGATTTGAGCATCACAACTCCAGGACAATCCAACAACTTCACGTTTTTGTCCAAGTGAACCTCTTGCAGAGACCTAGTCAGTCCTGGTGTGGCACCGACATTGACAACATGAGCTCTCTTCAAACTGTTAATAAGACTACTCTTCCCGACATTAGGCAGTCCAATAATACCAACTGTAATAGATTTTTTCAACTGccaaagaacaacaaaggaagGATTCAATTGAAACTAGACAATAGAACTTCTTGCTAGCAGGGTGATTAAAgtgaaaataatgaataacCAACCTCATGACTTCTAGAGTAGTTTTTCAACAGTTTGATAAGAGTGTCTGCTCCAAGACAATCACTAGTCTGCAACATATTGCTTGGTTTTGATGCCTTAGAGGATTTCCAACCCAAGTTTGATCTCTGTTCCTGGGTGCTACATTTGAAGGCAACAGCAGGAAATTCTTCCCTAAGGTACTTAAGCCATTTCTCAGCAGCCTCACGGGGAACAAGATCTAGACAAAGGAGATTCGGTTACAATAAGTAAAGGCAAGACCAAGAGGAAATAAACAACTTTTTATGTCCAAGAGCAAAAGACTAATAAAGGAACTTACCAATCTTGTTCAACAGCAAGACAAGATGCTTATTGGGACCAGCTTGCATAACCATCCTCTCCATATCAGTACATCTAGTGCCAAGGGGATCACGGGCATCAAGAACCTCCAAAATGACATCAGACAATTCAATGACTTTAACAAGCTCCTTGTAGAAAGCCCTCTCCGAGTTATCTGTTAAACAATAGATAGACATTAGTGAAAGTAAAGACGACAGAAAATCACATAAACGTGTAAAGAAGATATCCAAATCAAAGACCACATTCACCTCGAACATTGACAACTCTAGTTGGCTCCTCTCTGGTCTCTTCTTCTGTCTTGGTGTCCTTATCCTCATCATCAACCAAACCAAGTTTCCTCTTTTTGGCctatatagattttattaagaCAGATGAGAACACAAACACCAATTCATAATACGAGAAAATCAAACAGCAAGACATGGAAAATGCTACTTTGATCAATCAATTAAAACCCAGAGCATAAAGGCAATGTCTTTAACAATTGAAGCTATTACTAATTATCAAAACAACTATAAGAGACAAATTGAAAGTAAGATTGAATAAAGGATACCCTTTCTTTGCGGGCGAGTTTTTTCTGCTCCAGCTCTTCGAGAGCACGGGCACGTCGAACTTCAAGGGCCTTGAGCTCTTGTTCCTTGAAAGGCCAGTCATTGGGGATACCTGGGTCCTTCTCTACTCTTGGCTTACGGTTAAGCCCTAGCTTTTTAGCATCCTTTGCCTTCTTCTTGTGGTGCTCCTTCACCTTCCTCAGAACCTTATGCTTCTGCTTCAAGGTCACCCTCTTACTCTTACTCTCtgcaacaacaaccaaaacaaaaaaaaaacaatgaataaagACCCAATAAATATCCTGAACTGAATAATTGATTCAATTCATCGACTATGACAAATTTGAATGAAGGATCTATCTTACTTTTACTCCGTTTCACCATCTTTGTCGCCTTCGGGATGAGAGCGAAGCAAAATGAAAAACGAAGTAGGTTTAGAAGATAAGGGTTTATGAAGAAGGAAGATGGAGAGATATCGGcgtcaaattagggttttgctaTGAGATGGATTTTTGGATACATAACCCGACCCGGTCGAGTTAActttataaaagtataaaaaatgaaacaaatttgGGGTGAGAGAGGTTCGAACTCTCGACCTCCGGATTACTCTGACAGCTATGAGACCCACGCGCTAGCCAACTGCGCCACCACCGTTTATAACGTTTACAAAGTTCAATTATACTTGACTTTCCTTGTCCAAAGTCATAACCTTGACTTCGACCGGTCGCCTGAaagtctgatttttttttttggctttaagATCCCGCCGGGCTCCGGTGGTGGCGGTTAGACTTAAACCCTTCAAAAAACCTG is drawn from Camelina sativa cultivar DH55 chromosome 1, Cs, whole genome shotgun sequence and contains these coding sequences:
- the LOC109124727 gene encoding guanine nucleotide-binding protein-like NSN1, which gives rise to MVKRSKKSKSKRVTLKQKHKVLRKVKEHHKKKAKDAKKLGLNRKPRVEKDPGIPNDWPFKEQELKALEVRRARALEELEQKKLARKERAKKRKLGLVDDEDKDTKTEEETREEPTRVVNVRDNSERAFYKELVKVIELSDVILEVLDARDPLGTRCTDMERMVMQAGPNKHLVLLLNKIDLVPREAAEKWLKYLREEFPAVAFKCSTQEQRSNLGWKSSKASKPSNMLQTSDCLGADTLIKLLKNYSRSHELKKSITVGIIGLPNVGKSSLINSLKRAHVVNVGATPGLTRSLQEVHLDKNVKLLDCPGVVMLKSSGNDTSIALRNCKRIEKLDDPVSPVKEILKLCPTQMLVTLYKIPSFEAVDDFLYKVATVRGKLKKGGLVDIEAAARIVLHDWNEGKIPYYTMPPKRDQGGHAESKIVTELAKEFNIDEVYSGESSFIGSLKTVNEFNPVEVPSNGPLNFDETMIEDESKTQTEEEPDHESDDESMGGDESMGGDEEEEAGKAKEKSQTARQNVKLYSAESMLNTKKQKAEKKRRKKAKKTADDEDMMEGDYDFKVDYKKIKDSAMKEDQIEIKIPMAGLLPEE